A stretch of the Desulfobaculum bizertense DSM 18034 genome encodes the following:
- a CDS encoding undecaprenyl-diphosphate phosphatase: MDSIIHAIILGIVEGLTEFLPVSSTGHLILAGNLLGFVGEKAATFEVIIQLGAILAVVVLYWERFIGLLRPNPEMRFSGIRGLWLLFLTSLPASILGLLTHHYIKTYLFSPFTVGLALLVGAIAIIWVERRHFTVKTQTLDEISPALALGIGCFQCLALWPGFSRSAATIMGGMILGAKRTIAAEYSFIAAVPIMFAATGYDLLKSANLFTSADIPFILTGFVVSFLSAWLAIKGFIKLLGKVTLVPFAWYRFGLSILVLILVFFNFF; the protein is encoded by the coding sequence GTGGACTCCATCATTCATGCGATCATACTTGGCATTGTCGAAGGGCTGACCGAGTTTCTGCCAGTTTCATCAACAGGCCACCTCATCCTCGCAGGCAATCTCCTTGGATTTGTTGGAGAAAAAGCCGCAACCTTTGAGGTCATCATTCAACTTGGTGCCATCCTCGCGGTTGTCGTGCTCTACTGGGAACGTTTCATCGGCCTGCTGCGGCCCAACCCAGAAATGCGTTTTTCCGGAATCCGCGGGCTTTGGCTCCTCTTCTTGACCTCGCTTCCAGCAAGTATTCTTGGCCTCCTGACGCATCACTATATCAAAACTTATCTTTTTAGTCCGTTCACAGTTGGGCTTGCCCTTCTGGTTGGCGCAATCGCCATCATCTGGGTCGAACGCAGACACTTTACTGTTAAGACTCAAACACTCGACGAAATTTCTCCAGCCCTTGCACTTGGCATTGGCTGCTTCCAGTGTCTTGCCCTTTGGCCCGGATTTTCCCGGTCCGCAGCAACCATCATGGGTGGCATGATCCTTGGTGCAAAACGAACCATTGCCGCAGAATATTCCTTCATTGCTGCGGTCCCGATTATGTTTGCGGCAACAGGCTACGACCTGCTCAAAAGCGCGAACCTTTTCACCAGTGCCGACATTCCCTTCATACTCACAGGCTTTGTCGTCAGCTTTCTCTCCGCCTGGCTTGCAATCAAAGGCTTCATCAAACTGCTCGGCAAGGTGACACTCGTCCCCTTTGCATGGTATCGTTTTGGCCTCTCAATACTCGTGCTCATTCTGGTCTTTTTTAACTTTTTTTAA
- a CDS encoding TIGR03905 family TSCPD domain-containing protein, with translation MKTQQPQDDTITFVPQGVCSKLIQFKVKDGCLHDVHFTGGCPGNLEGIGKLIEGMPLNVVANRLKGIRCGRKATSCPDQLVQAIEPYM, from the coding sequence ATGAAAACGCAGCAGCCTCAGGACGATACGATTACGTTTGTTCCTCAGGGCGTTTGCTCCAAGCTTATTCAGTTTAAGGTGAAAGATGGTTGCCTGCATGATGTCCATTTTACTGGTGGCTGTCCTGGCAATCTGGAAGGAATTGGAAAGCTGATTGAAGGTATGCCTTTGAATGTCGTTGCGAACCGCCTGAAAGGTATTCGCTGTGGCAGAAAGGCCACATCCTGCCCTGACCAGCTTGTTCAGGCTATTGAGCCGTACATGTAA
- the map gene encoding type I methionyl aminopeptidase, with product MNFKKKAEIELMRKAGVLLWQAHQLAGEMAEAGTTTEAIDAEVEKFIIGHNATPLFKGVPGEVPFPATCCISVNEEVVHGIPSARELANGDIVSFDIGLKLNGWCADCACTHAVGDIDDEKRQLMDVTEECLHIAIKEIHPNIKWSKIAKKMAKHARNAGFSVVETLVGHGIGKEMWELPQVPNYFSRGCTDFRLKQGMVIAVEPMINVGTKEVETLSDHWTIVTKDRKPACHFEHTIAVTASGAKVMTCGPNGEAWAMK from the coding sequence TTGAATTTCAAGAAGAAAGCCGAAATCGAGCTGATGCGAAAAGCAGGCGTCCTGCTCTGGCAGGCCCATCAGCTCGCAGGAGAAATGGCTGAAGCTGGGACCACAACCGAAGCAATTGATGCCGAAGTTGAAAAGTTTATCATCGGGCACAACGCAACCCCCCTCTTCAAGGGTGTTCCCGGAGAAGTTCCCTTCCCCGCCACCTGCTGCATCTCCGTCAACGAAGAGGTGGTGCACGGTATTCCTTCCGCTCGCGAACTCGCTAACGGCGACATCGTCAGCTTTGACATCGGCCTCAAGCTCAACGGCTGGTGCGCAGATTGTGCCTGCACACATGCCGTTGGCGACATCGACGACGAAAAGCGCCAGCTTATGGACGTCACAGAAGAATGCCTGCACATTGCAATCAAAGAAATCCACCCCAACATCAAGTGGAGCAAGATTGCAAAGAAAATGGCCAAGCACGCCCGCAATGCTGGTTTCTCCGTCGTAGAAACCCTCGTAGGCCACGGCATCGGCAAAGAAATGTGGGAACTCCCTCAGGTTCCTAACTATTTCTCCCGCGGCTGCACAGACTTCCGCCTCAAGCAGGGCATGGTCATCGCTGTTGAACCCATGATTAATGTCGGCACCAAGGAAGTTGAAACCCTCAGCGACCACTGGACCATCGTGACCAAAGACAGGAAACCCGCCTGCCACTTTGAGCACACTATCGCTGTTACAGCTTCCGGAGCCAAGGTCATGACCTGCGGTCCCAACGGCGAAGCTTGGGCTATGAAATAA
- a CDS encoding sulfotransferase family 2 domain-containing protein, translating to MYMNLRGSFDRCYYCHITRCGGTTINRTFFNAFDDGTGYLYREATRDNAVLHNGLVFTERTSELIEAGEFTYAFSHTPYYKLKLPDRTFRITSFRDPAARIISLYRKLKYQNQTPQGRARYAKQLSWLGDSFSDFLDAIPERHLLRQLYTFSPSLDPDEAFSVIRSLNAYFFIEDIEPSLQLLSTLFDKTFVYSPPLRHFSKPLHVHEKQILHSRLKKEYALTQQLRKAYNFIGFPFSRIAQGAGY from the coding sequence ATGTATATGAATCTTCGAGGCTCTTTTGACAGGTGCTATTACTGCCACATCACACGGTGTGGCGGAACAACCATTAATCGCACCTTTTTCAACGCCTTTGACGATGGAACAGGCTATCTTTACCGCGAAGCGACTCGCGACAACGCCGTTCTTCACAATGGCCTCGTCTTTACCGAGCGCACCTCAGAGCTTATCGAGGCCGGAGAGTTTACTTACGCATTCTCTCACACCCCCTATTACAAGTTGAAACTCCCAGATCGAACTTTTCGCATCACCTCTTTTCGCGACCCTGCAGCTCGTATCATCTCCCTCTATCGTAAGCTCAAGTATCAAAATCAAACGCCTCAGGGACGTGCTCGCTATGCAAAACAGCTCAGCTGGCTCGGAGACAGCTTTTCCGACTTTCTTGACGCCATCCCTGAACGCCACCTTCTCCGGCAGCTCTACACCTTCTCTCCGTCCTTAGATCCCGATGAAGCTTTTTCCGTGATTCGTTCCCTCAATGCGTATTTCTTCATTGAGGACATTGAACCTTCCCTTCAGCTCCTCTCAACGCTCTTTGACAAGACCTTTGTCTATTCGCCACCACTTCGGCACTTCTCCAAGCCGCTCCATGTTCATGAGAAGCAGATCCTTCACTCGCGGCTCAAAAAAGAATACGCCCTCACGCAGCAGCTCCGCAAAGCCTACAACTTTATCGGATTCCCCTTCTCGCGAATCGCTCAGGGAGCTGGGTATTAA